One Anthonomus grandis grandis chromosome 12, icAntGran1.3, whole genome shotgun sequence DNA window includes the following coding sequences:
- the LOC126743092 gene encoding skin secretory protein xP2 — MSTDMKALIVIGTLCLCACALAAEAEKKVETTKEVEQESKKQDKRGILLGDHGWSGGDFGGGGGYDFGGGGGGYGGHEQHHEHVKTIVVEKKVPVPYTVTKHVPYTVEKKVPVEVKVPVPQPYTVEKKIPVPVKEIIKVPYIVPQPYEVIKKVPYEVKVPVPRPYEVKVHVPQPYTVEKKVPVPVKVPVPQPYTVYKKVPYPVKVEIPVPQPYTVEKKVPYEVKVPVDRPYHVHVPKPYPVTVEKHVPYPVEKPVPYEVKVPVDRPYPVEVPKPVPVPVKVPVPQPYTVEKKVPYEVEKPVPVPVKVHVDKPYPVYKEVPYPVEKPVPYPVKVPVPVPVKIHHHEEGGYGGGGDGGYGGGGYGGGGDGGYGGGGHESYGGDWGH; from the exons ATGTCTACCGACATGAAAGCCCTG attgttATAGGCACGTTGTGCCTCTGCGCTTGCGCTTTAGCTGCCGAGGCGGAAAAAAAGGTGGAAACTACCAAAGAAGTCGAGCAGGAAAGCAAAAAGCAGGACAAGAGGGGCATTTTACTTGGTGATCACGGTTGGAGCGGAGGAGACTTTGGTGGAGGCGGCGGATACGATTTTGGAGGCGGCGGAGGCGGCTACGGTGGCCACGAACAACATCACGAACACGTCAAGACCATCGTAGTGGAAAAGAAGGTTCCTGTACCGTACACTGTCACCAAACACGTACCTTACACTGTCGAGAAAAAGGTGCCCGTAGAAGTCAAGGTACCTGTACCACAACCCTACACCGTTGAAAAgaaa ATTCCAGTACCAGTAAAAGAAATCATTAAAGTACCATACATCGTCCCACAACCGTACGAGGTCATTAAGAAGGTACCATACGAAGTAAAGGTCCCAGTGCCAAGGCCATACGAAGTTAAAGTTCACGTACCGCAGCCCTACACCGTAGAAAAGAAAGTACCAGTACCTGTAAAAGTTCCAGTACCACAACCCTACACAGTTTACAAGAAAGTACCTTACCCAGTTAAG GTTGAAATACCAGTGCCACAACCTTACACCGTCGAAAAGAAAGTACCATACGAAGTTAAGGTGCCAGTAGACAGGCCTTACCACGTCCACGTACCAAAACCATATCCAGTTACCGTCGAGAAGCACGTGCCTTATCCAGTAGAGAAGCCGGTGCCTTACGAAGTTAAGGTACCAGTAGACAGGCCTTATCCAGTTGAAGTACCTAAACCAGTCCCAGTACCCGTCAAG gtcccAGTACCGCAACCCTATACCGTAGAAAAGAAGGTACCATACGAAGTGGAGAAACCAGTACCAGTTCCAGTTAAGGTACATGTAGATAAGCCATATCCAGTCTACAAGGAGGTCCCATATCCGGTAGAGAAACCAGTACCGTACCCCGTAAAGGTTCCAGTTCCAGTACCAGTGAAAATCCACCACCACGAAGAAGGAGGTTATGGAGGCGGCGGTGATGGTGGTTATGGAGGTGGCGGTTATGGAGGCGGTGGTGACGGTGGCTACGGAGGTGGTGGCCATGAGAGCTACGGAGGTGATTGGGGACATTAA